Proteins from a single region of Oreochromis niloticus isolate F11D_XX linkage group LG7, O_niloticus_UMD_NMBU, whole genome shotgun sequence:
- the LOC106097868 gene encoding zinc finger BED domain-containing protein 1: MIKRDCLTTEAALWSRDTGSKVLKQSTESELASKAVAYTMASGSTEPEPAGMLVPKRNCTSAVWEYFGFKRDDVAQSQVLCKTCLGRVSTSRGNTTNLYQHLKTQHKTEYDRCMAKKSSSVQNKPSNVTRQGSLTELFEGVTPYERTSKRHVEITKAVTHCIAKDMMPVNTVTKPGFNNLVTTLDKRYRMPSRTYFSQTAILELHMQCRRRVAAELKAVEFFAATTDMWSSRTAEPYQSLTVHYITEDLHLEARSLQTAYFPEDHTGENIAAGLREGLACWDLPEDNLVCITTDNASNMVKAAQLNEWTRLQCFGHRLHLAIENAIKDGRVSRAIGLCKKLVGHFSHSWKKKAALTEAQKELKLPEHSLITECPTRWGSKEKMIARVLEQMKAISQVLTGDRHARSLIPTWQDAEVLESIHKALHPLSEFTDALSGEEYVSISYLKPVLHLLATSVLAEDAEDTDLTRSIKTKVLAYLNDKYSDLNTQELLDVASFMDPRFKTQYISADNLPAIKARLKTEMVESARRTHNQVNP, from the exons ATGATCAAACGAGATTGTCTAACCACAGAGGCTGCACTCTGGTCACGTGACACAGGGAGCAAAGTTTTGAAACAGTCTACCGAGAGTGAACTAGCAAGCAAAGCTGTAGCCTACACAATGGCCTCAGGTTCAACAGAACCAGAGCCTGCGGGGATGCTAGTACCAAAGAGGAACTGCACATCAGCCGTGTGGGAATATTTTGGGTTTAAAAGAGATGATGTCGCACAGAGTCAGGTACTGTGTAAAACCTGTCTTGGTAGAGTTTCTACATCTCGGGGAAACACTACGAATTTGTACCAGCACCTTAAGACTCAGCACAAAACAGAGTATGATAGATGTATGGCTAAAAAATCTAGTAGTGTGCAGAATAAACCTAGTAACGTTACTCGGCAAGGATCACTGACCGAACTGTTTGAAGGTGTTACGCCATATGAACGCACTTCAAAACGGCACGTGGAAATCACCAAAGCAGTAACCCACTGCATCGCGAAAGACATGATGCCCGTCAATACGGTGACCAAGCCTGGGTTCAATAATTTGGTAACTACACTGGATAAGAGGTACAGAATGCCCTCCCGCACGTATTTCAGTCAGACTGCAATACTCGAGCTACATATGCAGTGTAGGCGGAGGGTTGCAGCGGAGTTAAAGGCTGTTGAGTTTTTTGCGGCGACAACAGACATGTGGTCAAGCCGTACAGCAGAGCCCTATCAAAGTCTGACGGTGCATTACATTACCGAAGACCTCCACCTCGAAGCTCGCAGCCTACAAACGGCCTACTTCCCCGAAGACCACACAGGGGAAAACATTGCTGCTGGCCTGAGAGAGGGGCTTGCGTGTTGGGATCTCCCTGAAGACAACCTTGTCTGCATAACGACGGACAACGCGTCAAATATGGTGAAAGCAGCACAGCTGAACGAATGGACCAGGCTCCAGTGTTTCGGACACAGATTACATCTTGCTATTG aaAATGCAATCAAAGATGGTAGAGTATCAAGAGCAATTGGGCTGTGCAAGAAGTTGGTGGGGCACTTCTCGCACAGTTGGAAGAAAAAGGCAGCACTCACTGAGGCACAGAAGGAGCTTAAGCTTCCTGAGCACTCTCTCATTACTGAGTGCCCTACAAGATGGGGGTCCAAAGAGAAAATGATTGCCAGAGTGCTGGAACAGATGAAAGCCATATCGCAGGTATTGACAGGTGACCGACATGCACGCTCCCTCATCCCAACCTGGCAGGATGCTGAAGTGTTGGAGTCCATTCATAAGGCACTGCATCCTCTCTCCGAATTTACTGATGCTCTTTCTGGAGAAGAGTATGTGAGCATCTCCTACCTCAAGCCAGTTCTCCATCTTCTGGCAACATCAGTCTTGGCTGAAGATGCTGAGGACACTGATCTGACTAGATCAATTAAAACCAAGGTCCTGGCATACCTCAACGACAAGTATAGTGACCTCAACACCCAGGAGCTTTTGGATGTTGCGTCGTTCATGGACCCTAGGTTCAAAACGCAATACATCAGCGCAGACAACCTTCCTGCCATTAAGGCCCGACTGAAGACAGAAATGGTGGAATCGGCTAGACGTACACATAATCAGGTAAATCCTTGA